CTCCGTACCTTTTGCGGGGAGAGCTTTCTTCGTAGAGGGATCAGGCCTATACTGGATTCAGAGGCGGATAAGAATGAACAGCAATAAAAAAGTTATCATTGCAGTCGTGCTGTCGGCAGCGGTGATGCTAATTTCGCAGCAGCGAATGGAGGGCTTTAGCGAGGATTACAAAAAGAATCACGCAAGGCTGATTCCGCCGCCACAGAACCTAGATAAGTTCACCCCCGGCTATAAGCTGGTACTGGCGGATTCGCTTTGGCTGAGGGCGATACAAGACCTTGATATGTGCCAAGGTGTCAATGCGATCGGCGATCTCAAAGCAATTTCAAAGAATCGCTGCAGCCAGGGTTGGGTCTATCAAATGATCGACGTCATCACTGACCTCGATCCGCGCTACAGAATTGTCTACTCCGTTGGAGCAATCACACTCAGTGTGATTTTGTCAGATGTTGTTGGCGCCGATAGAATCTACGCTAAAGCGATTTACCACTTTCCGAAAGATTGGGGTCTTCCTTATCGTTATGCCTACCACTTGCTAGAAGAAACTTATGATCCGGTAAAAGCAGCACGCATGTTAACAATGGCCGCTGAAAACGGTGCTCCCGATTGGACTCGGATGTTGGCGGCAAAACTCTTAAGTGAAAATCATCGTATTGCCTACTCCTTCACGGTTCTTGGAGACTTGGCGACAAACTACCCCGAGTTTGCAGCAAATGATCGCTTCAAAGAGCGATTCCTTATGATCTGCAAAAGAGCTCGCGAGGCAGGTATAACTCTCCCTAACAATCACCCCCGCGGCCTTGAGTGCCCGCGCTGAAGTAGGCGCACAAAAAATTCTCATTAAACTCAGCTGTTACTTGTAATCTCTACCACTTTCATTTGGCATCTGTTGCTTTGAATAGAAAGCAAGAATGGAGTCAGTTCGGGTTTGACTCGACGTCGTTCTGATCCGACTTGGTCTTGACCAAAATGCACTATGACGTCGATTTGGTCAGAAGGATTTACCAATAGTGAAGAGATACCTTAGCTTCCCAATAGAAAATCTGGCGCTACGCCGAAAAAAGATGGTTTTTGTATCGGGTCCGCGACAAAGCGGAAAAACGACACTTAAATGCTCATTAGCCTTTTACCCGAAAAAGTAGGAGCTCCCCTTAGCCTTCAAAGTTTAAGAGAAGATCTTGAGGTCTCCCACGCCACAGTCAAAAGATGGTTGTCGTATCTCAAAGAGCTCTACTATTGTTTTGAAATTAAGCCTTATTCAACCACTATTGGACAGACGTAGGTTTTGGTACTTTTGACCTGTTCTATTTGAGGAATAAAGAAAAGCAAGAGATCGATTTTTTGGTATCTCGTAACCGTCGACCTTGGTTTACCGCTGAGGCCAAGCTGCCGCCTCAGTCCCTCTCAAAAAGTATCTTTGCCTTTCAGAAGCACGTCAAAGTACCGCATTTTCAGGTGAGCCTCGGCGACAAGTGGAAATCACCGCATCCTCATGTGTACATTTGTGGAAGTGCGGGATTTCTTAGCCTATTACCTTGACACGTATTGGTTCGCCATCAGATTGACAAGAAGCTTTCAATCGCTAAATTGCTGTTTTTGCTCCAATGCCCTCAGGCGGGCGAAGACGTTTAAGGGATCTAGATTCGATGGCACAAGATTATTACGAAATATTAGGCGTAGCGCGCAATGCGGATGCAGACACAATCAAGAAGGCTTATCGAAAGCTAGCTATGAAATTTCACCCCGATCAAAATCCGGGGGATAAAGCGGCCGAAGATAAATTTAAAGAGGCGGCTCAAGCCTACGAAGTACTCGGGAATGCAGATAAACGCTCCAAATACGATCAGATAGGGCACGCGGCGTACACTCAAAGTGGAATGGGCGGGCAAGGCTACGGCGGAGCTGGCTTTCAAGACATTGATGATATCTTTGCGTCATTTGGCGATATTTTTGGCGACATGTTTGGCGGGGGCCGCAGAACTTCGCGAGGAGGCCGGTCAAAAGCAACACGTGGGGCGGATCTTCGCTATCGGCTTCAAATAGATTTGCTCACGGTCTTAGATGGCGGCGAGCAAGAAGTAGAGTTTGAAACAGAAGATAACTGCAAACGTTGTAGCGGCAGTGGGGCAGAACCCGGTACCGCCCCCGAGGTCTGTGGTACATGCCGAGGTGCCGGCCAAGTTGTTCGTGCGCAAGGTTTTTTCTCGATGGCGACAACTTGCCCAACATGTCACGGAAACGGGCAGCTCATCAAAAACTCCTGTAACTTGTGCCGCGGCCATGGCCGAGTCGCAGCAAAACGTCATCTCACCGTGAAGATTCCGCCTGGAGTTCGCACGGGTACACGCTTACGTGTAGCTGGAGAGGGCGAGGGAGGCTTTCGTGGCGGACCATCCGGCGATCTCTATGTAGAAATCCATGTAAAAGACCATCCACAATTTGAGCGTGATGGTGACCACCTGATCAGTCGCTTGAAAGTTTCTTACCTGCAGGCGATTTTGGGAGCAGAAATTCAAGCCCCTGCTCTCAAGGGGTCTGAAATGGTCACAGTGCCCGAAGGCTCCCAGCCCGCAGACCTTGTCAAATTAGCCCATAAAGGTTTACCAAGTCTTAGAGGCGGGGCTCGCGGCGATCTTTACTACCGACTAGAAGTGGAGATTCCGAAAAAAATCTCGAAAGACGAAGAGAAGCTTTTGAGAGAGATCGCTTCTTCTAAAAATGAGACAGTCTCAGAGGGTGGGAACGGGCTTTTTCGGCGCAGATAATCAGAAAAATATCGCCAATCGAAAGGTACGGAGTCACTTCTGGGACGCATAGCGTCCCAGAAGTGACTCCGTACCTTTTGAGAAAACTGTCTCAAATCGAGACCTTGGGGCTTGACCAAAGCGGCAGACGCCCCAAATTGAAGAAGTACATTTACAAATTGTTTTAAGGAGATAGCGACATGGCGAAGAAAATTATTGGAATTGACTTAGGTACAACGAATTCAGTTGTGGCATTGATGGAGGGCGGGGAGCCTAAGGTTCTTACAAATGAAGAAGGTGGTCGCACCACTCCTTCAGTTGTGGGTTTTGCTAAAAACGGTGAACGACTTGTTGGTCAAGTAGCAAAACGGCAGGCTGTTACAAATCCAGAAAATACAATTTCTTCTGCAAAGCGCTTTATCGGGCGAGCTTACTCAGAGGTGACTGAAGAGGTCAGGCGCATTCCGTATAAAGTCGTGCAAAGAGGAGGCGGTTGCGGCTTTGACGTTCGAGGAGAGGTTTATACACCAGAGCAGATTTCAGCCTTTATTC
This portion of the Bdellovibrionales bacterium CG10_big_fil_rev_8_21_14_0_10_45_34 genome encodes:
- the dnaJ gene encoding molecular chaperone DnaJ; the protein is MAQDYYEILGVARNADADTIKKAYRKLAMKFHPDQNPGDKAAEDKFKEAAQAYEVLGNADKRSKYDQIGHAAYTQSGMGGQGYGGAGFQDIDDIFASFGDIFGDMFGGGRRTSRGGRSKATRGADLRYRLQIDLLTVLDGGEQEVEFETEDNCKRCSGSGAEPGTAPEVCGTCRGAGQVVRAQGFFSMATTCPTCHGNGQLIKNSCNLCRGHGRVAAKRHLTVKIPPGVRTGTRLRVAGEGEGGFRGGPSGDLYVEIHVKDHPQFERDGDHLISRLKVSYLQAILGAEIQAPALKGSEMVTVPEGSQPADLVKLAHKGLPSLRGGARGDLYYRLEVEIPKKISKDEEKLLREIASSKNETVSEGGNGLFRRR